The following is a genomic window from Crocinitomicaceae bacterium.
TTTCTACAGAACATCGCATTGTATATGCGCAGAATTCAGTTCGTTTTGATTTCACATCTACTGCTTATCTTGGTGGATTAGAAAATGAGTATAGCTGGTATCTTGAAGGTTTTGAATCAGATTGGGGAAAATGGAAATCAACAAATTTTACAGAGTATCAAAGGTTAACTGAAGGTGATTATGTTTTTCATGTTCAGGCTAAAAACTATTATGGTTATGAGAGCACTGAAGCAACCTTTTCATTCACTATTTTACCACCATGGTATCGCACTGCGTGGGCATATATCGTATACATCATTTTATTTATTTTACTTATCTATATTATAATTCGCGTATCTATTGCGCGGGTTAAATCTCAGAAAGAAGAACTTGAAAAAATTGTACAAGAGCGCACGCATGAAATTGCAGAACAAAATCATTTGCTTGAGCATCAAAAAGCAGAAATTGAAGAGAAAACAAATGATATTCTTGATTCAATCAAATACGCGAAAAGAATTCAGAACACCATTTTGCCGGGTGAAGATAAACTCAGACAAATTTTTGATCATGATCATTTTGTGTTGTATAAACCAAAGGATATTGTATCAGGTGATTTCTACTGGGCTGCGCGATTTGAAAATAAAACTATTTTTTCAGCCATTGATTGTACCGGTCATGGTGTGCCCGGAGCTTTCGTAAGTATTGTTGGTTTTAATGGGCTCAACCGCACGGTAAATGAATTCAAATTGAGACAACCGGCTGCCATTCTTGACAAGTTGACTGATTTAGTGGTTGATACTTTTTCACAAAGTGAATCCAATATCAAAGACGGAATGGATATTGGTTTGTGCGCCATTGATAATGAAACGTTGAAACTTGAATTCTCCGGGGCAAATAATCCGCTGTTATTGGTGCGTGAAAAAGAAGCAATTGAACTTAAACCGGATAAACAACCAATCGGTGAATTTGAAGAACGCAAACCTTTCACCAATCATGAAATACAATTGCAAAGCGGTGATTGCGTCTATGTTTTTTCAGATGGATATGCCGATCAATTTGGTGGACCAAAGGGAAAAAAATTAAAATACAAAGCATTAAAAGATTTGCTGGTTGAAATATCTCAACTTGAAATGAAGGAACAACTTACACGTCTTGATCAGGCTTTCAATGCATGGAAAGGTGAGTATGAACAATTGGATGATGTTTGTCTGTTTGGTGTTAAAATAAAATAATTCAATTCAATTCAATGCATTGCATAAAACTATGAATGTAAAAAAGAATCTCAGCGGAATTTTGTTGATTGCAAGCATTATCATTTGGTTGATATGTGCATTTCTGGTTTGGTCAGGCGGTGAAATGGTGAAGGCGTTTTATGTTCACCTCACTTTGTTTCAAACCGTAATTGTTGTTGCCTTGGCTGGTATATATCTGATTGATGCATTTGGAAATAAGGAAAGTAAATTGTTCCGTTTTATTACACTTGGTTCAGGAATTTTCATCTCAGTTTTTGCACTTTTGGTATGCTTTAATATAATTTCATTTTTATCAACTTGGAATTGGCTGGTGGCCTTTGCTATTTTGTACACGGCTTTTGTACAAATTCAATTGATGCGCTGGGGACAACGTGTACATCAAATCACCCGATTTTCTGCCTTGTTTGTTTTACTCTGTGATCTTTTTCTGGTAATTTTCTTCGTCACTAAATCGCATCACGCAGAGTTGCGGTTTTGGGTTAATTTAGCCGTGATGATCTCTATTGTTTTTACCTTAACGGGTATGTATTTTTTGAGAAAGAAATCTAATTGAAGCGGCTAGTTCTTAAGTCAGAAATTCATTAATTCATTCAATTCCGTTTGCTTTGTTTTCTCTGGCATAATCTTCAGTGATTGGAAAAAATCCATTCTTTCTGATAATAGACTGTCCATCGTCTGACAATTCAAAAAGTAAAAATTCTCTGATCATTTCAGCAGGTACGCCATTGAAGTACTGATACAGTGGTCGCACCAGTGGATAATCACCATTAGTAATGGCATTTGACTCATACGGGGAGTATGAAATATCTTCACCTTCAGTGTACAAATACATGGCCCAAATTGAATTGTTCGGTTTACCATTCCAGTCGGTGATAAATCCAACACCAACATAACCTAAACCATACGGATCATTTTCAACTGCAGTTAGAATTTCTTGATTTGAACTCATTTGTTGTATGGCTTCATCAAAACCTTCATCTCGTACAAATCTGTTCTCAAGAAAACGATAGGTACCTGAATTTTGATTTCTTCCATAGATGTTGATTGGATGATCTTCACCTCCTAGTTCTTTCCAATTTGTAATGTCACCGCTCAAAATTCCTTTCAATTGCAAGGTGGATAAACTATCTACTTTATTTTGTGGATGCGCAATAAAAGCTACTGCATCCATTGCTATAATTGCTTGCACTGGATTTACGCCGTTTTGCATTGCACTGATTCTTTCGTCATCACTCATTTTACGTGAACTGTTTGCAATACTTGTTTCATTTGCAATCAATGCTTCGATTCCTTTGGATGATCCTTCACCGGTCACGTCAAAATCTACATCGTGATTTTCTTTAAACTCATCGCTCAATTCTTTTACCAATAAAAACTCTGTGTCAGATCCTTTAATGATTATATTTTCTCTGGTAATTTCTTCATTTAAATTTCCTTCTGTTTTGCAACTATTCAGCATTAGCATGGCTACACCAAAATAAATAATATGCGTTTTCATGGGTACTAGATATATGTTTTTTTATTCATGTTTTAATTCATTATCTCAACAAGACAACATGACCTGTGCGAGTATGTCTTTTATCTGACATGGTTTCTTTGAAATCAATTTTCCAAACGTAAACATCGTCCTGAACAAGACCTTGATCAGAATAAGTTCCATTCCAGCCTACGGTGGCATTAAATGATTCAAATATTAATTCACCCCACCGGTTAAAAATCATCAAATGATAATCATACGGGTCAAAACCTGAAGTGAAAACGGGTTGAAATATCTCGTTGTATTCATCGCCATCCGGTGTAAATGCATTGGGTACATAAAAAATTATTTGATCTTGGATTTGAATAATACTCTGTGCTGTGTCCTCACAAACTGAATTGCTGACAATGAGTGTGACGATATAATTACTTCCCGGAGTTCCGGAATAACTATGTGAAGGATTTTCGTCTGAACTTTGTGTACCGTCACCAAATGACCAATGGTATGATGTGGCGCCGATAGAGTTATTGTCAAAGATGACTTCTGAATTCAGCATGTCCGGCTGTTGCGGATTGTAGGTGAAAGTAGCAACCAGTGTATCAAAAACATCAATGTAATTGGTATATAAAACCAGCGCATTGCAGCCGTTGTCATCTGTGTAAGATAAGCTTACATCATATTGTCCGGATGTTGTGTATTGTGTTGTTCCATTCATTCCGATGCCAGAATTACCATTTCCAAAATTCCAAAAAAATGTTCCTGATGATGATGTATTGGAGACAGAAAAATTTACAATCAATGGGGCACATCCGGCGTTCACATCAGCATTGAAATTTGGTTGTGGATTAGGGTTTACAATAACACTTACACCATCGCTTGCTTCGCATCCTGCTATTGAAGTTCCTGTTACAGTGAATGTGTAAGTGCCGGGCAGAAGTATTACTGAAACGCCATTCATCATTCCTTGATCCCATGAATAAAAATCAGCACCTGAAGCGTTCAATGTGACCGGTATATCTTCACAGACAGAAATATCATTACCTGCATCAATTGTTGGAAGCGGAATTACAAGAATATTGGTTATCCAAATACTATCACATCCTGAAATACTGGTAAATGTGGATTGATACTGCTCATCTGATATAATATTAAAATGAATGGTGCCATCAGGAAAAGTATAATTTTCACCCATGCACAAAGAAATATTTTCTGTTTGCTGATAAATTGGGTTCACTGAAATTTGACTTGTAATCAATGAATCACACCCGTTGATGGATGCAAGAACGGAAGTCTGTGTAGTAAAACCGCTAATAATTTGTGTTGTTCCGTCAGGAAAAGTGTAAGACGAATTTTCACACACTGTTACGTTCACCAAAGTATTTGAAGATGGAATCATGGTAACTTGTGTTGTGATCACGCTGTCACAGCCGGCTGTGGTGAATAAGTTTGATATATAGGTTGTATTACTAGTGATTGTTTGAATTGTTCCATCCGGGAACTGATGATTTTCTCCTTCACAAATAGTTAAAAATTCTGTATTTGTAAAAGAAGAATTCACTAAAATATTTGTTGTGACTAAACTATCACATCCTCCCATTGACATGAGAGTAGAAATATACGATTCATTGATGGTGATATTCGTGTGAACTGTTCCGTCAGCAAATGTATAATCAGATCCGGAACAAATATTTACGGTTTCACTAGTTGAAAATCCTGAAGTAACAAACAGATTTGTTGCAATGATACTGTCACAACCGGAAAAGGTATTCAAGATGGAAAAATAAGTCTCATCAAGCAAAATATTTGTATGCGTTATTCCATCCGGAAAAGTATAATCAGTGCCTGTGCAAATTGTAACATCCACTGAAATATTTATTGTTGAGTTCACCGTAATAGTTAATGTAGTTGTGTTTGCGCATTGTCCTGCATCAGGTGTAAATGTATACAGTGTAGTAGTGGTATTGTCAAGAGCCGGTGACCAGCTTCCTGTGATTCCATTGTTTGAAGTTGTTGGCAAAGCAGCTAAGGCATCACCTGCACAAATTGGAGCCACAGCAGTGAAGGTTGGAGTGATTGATGAGTTTACAGTAATAGTTAATGTAGTTGTGTTTGCACACTGTCCTGCATCAGGTGTAAATGTATACAGTGTAGTGGTGGTGTTGTCAATTGCCGGAGACCAGCTTCCTGTGATTCCATTGTTTGATGTTGTTGGTAAAGCAGCTAAGGCATCACCTGCACAAATTGGAGTAACAGCAGTGAAGGTTGGAGTGACAGAAGAATTCACCGTAATAGTTAATGTAGTTGTGTTTGCGCATTGTCCTGCATCAGGTGTAAATGTATACAGTGTAGTAGTGGTATTGTCAAGAGCCGGTGACCAGCTTCCTGTGATTCCATTGTTTGAAGTTGTTGGTAAAGCAGCTAAGGCATCACCTGCACAAATTGGAGTAACAGCAGTGAAGGTTGGAGTGACAGAAGAATTCACCGTAATAGTTAATGTAGTTGTGCTTGCGCATTGTCCTGCATCAGGTGTAAATGTATACAGTGTAGTAGTGGTATTGTCAAGAGCCGGAGACCAGCTTCCGGTAATTCCATTGTTTGATGTTGTTGGTAAAGCAGCTAAGGCATCACCTGCACAAATTGGAGTAACGGCAGTGAAGGTTGGAGTGATTGATGAGTTTACAGTAATAGATAATGTAGTTGTGTTTGCGCATTGTCCTGCATCAGGTGTAAATGTATAAAGTGTAGTAGTGGTATTGTCAAGAGCCGGTGACCAGCTTCCGGTAATTCCATTGTTTGACGTAGTTGGCAAAGCGGCCAGTGCATCACCTGCACAAATTGGAGCAACAGCAGTGAAGGTTGGAGTGACAGATGCACCTAAACTATTCACAGTTGTGTTGGCAGACAATTCACATCCAGTTCCGTTTTGATCAATGATTGTAAAAGTGAAGTTGTCAGCACATAGTCCGGACGCGTTGTTAGTTCCTTGACCAGAACCGGGCGCCGGGCTCCATGACATAGTGTATAAACCTGAACCACCTGTAACGGTAGCTGCAATGGATCCATCACATGACCCTGCACACGTTTCATCAGTTGGGCTCAACGTGATAACCGGCGGATCGCAAGAAGCATTCATTGCTCCCACACAAGATGATTGAGATGGATTAAGTGAACCTGGCGATTGCTGAGTTGAAGCAGAACCATCAATCCATGATGTTTGATTAAAAAAATCACAGTCATCTGCAAAGTACACTTCTCCTGATGCGCTGCCTGAACCCATGTAAATATCTCCAAGAGAATTTGTAGGACCCCAGCCAACAGAAAAAACCGGAGTGGTGGTATTGGAAGGTTCATATATTTGAAAACCATCCGCCGTATTTGCCATGGAGATTGGAGTCCAACTACCACCGCTGATCCATCCCGTTGTTGCATATGATCCATCACTTGAACTTGGCAATGTGTTATGTCTGTCAAATAATGTTGATGAAATAGGAATGACTAGTGTGCAGTTACCGTCGGCCATAGAAATATCTTGCGCCGGCATGCTGCCATTAATATCTGCATCATTATAAATTACAATCAATGTACCCGCCGGAATGCATGACCAAAACGGATCATTAGCAAATCTGCATGCTCCTGAAGCAATACCTACTCCACTGGTAGGTGCTCCGTTCAGATATCCATTGTTATCATCAAAAATATAACCCTGCAGGTCAATGCATGTTGGCGTATCATCACAGTAAATAAGTGGTGGACCCGTAACCAGAAACTCC
Proteins encoded in this region:
- a CDS encoding PstS family phosphate ABC transporter substrate-binding protein, with product MKTHIIYFGVAMLMLNSCKTEGNLNEEITRENIIIKGSDTEFLLVKELSDEFKENHDVDFDVTGEGSSKGIEALIANETSIANSSRKMSDDERISAMQNGVNPVQAIIAMDAVAFIAHPQNKVDSLSTLQLKGILSGDITNWKELGGEDHPINIYGRNQNSGTYRFLENRFVRDEGFDEAIQQMSSNQEILTAVENDPYGLGYVGVGFITDWNGKPNNSIWAMYLYTEGEDISYSPYESNAITNGDYPLVRPLYQYFNGVPAEMIREFLLFELSDDGQSIIRKNGFFPITEDYARENKANGIE
- a CDS encoding gliding motility-associated C-terminal domain-containing protein: MNSHVNSKINKIFNPGFFIFIVIFIHSGFSVRSQNIVINEVSQGPSGSKEYVEFLVTGPPLIYCDDTPTCIDLQGYIFDDNNGYLNGAPTSGVGIASGACRFANDPFWSCIPAGTLIVIYNDADINGSMPAQDISMADGNCTLVIPISSTLFDRHNTLPSSSDGSYATTGWISGGSWTPISMANTADGFQIYEPSNTTTPVFSVGWGPTNSLGDIYMGSGSASGEVYFADDCDFFNQTSWIDGSASTQQSPGSLNPSQSSCVGAMNASCDPPVITLSPTDETCAGSCDGSIAATVTGGSGLYTMSWSPAPGSGQGTNNASGLCADNFTFTIIDQNGTGCELSANTTVNSLGASVTPTFTAVAPICAGDALAALPTTSNNGITGSWSPALDNTTTTLYTFTPDAGQCANTTTLSITVNSSITPTFTAVTPICAGDALAALPTTSNNGITGSWSPALDNTTTTLYTFTPDAGQCASTTTLTITVNSSVTPTFTAVTPICAGDALAALPTTSNNGITGSWSPALDNTTTTLYTFTPDAGQCANTTTLTITVNSSVTPTFTAVTPICAGDALAALPTTSNNGITGSWSPAIDNTTTTLYTFTPDAGQCANTTTLTITVNSSITPTFTAVAPICAGDALAALPTTSNNGITGSWSPALDNTTTTLYTFTPDAGQCANTTTLTITVNSTINISVDVTICTGTDYTFPDGITHTNILLDETYFSILNTFSGCDSIIATNLFVTSGFSTSETVNICSGSDYTFADGTVHTNITINESYISTLMSMGGCDSLVTTNILVNSSFTNTEFLTICEGENHQFPDGTIQTITSNTTYISNLFTTAGCDSVITTQVTMIPSSNTLVNVTVCENSSYTFPDGTTQIISGFTTQTSVLASINGCDSLITSQISVNPIYQQTENISLCMGENYTFPDGTIHFNIISDEQYQSTFTSISGCDSIWITNILVIPLPTIDAGNDISVCEDIPVTLNASGADFYSWDQGMMNGVSVILLPGTYTFTVTGTSIAGCEASDGVSVIVNPNPQPNFNADVNAGCAPLIVNFSVSNTSSSGTFFWNFGNGNSGIGMNGTTQYTTSGQYDVSLSYTDDNGCNALVLYTNYIDVFDTLVATFTYNPQQPDMLNSEVIFDNNSIGATSYHWSFGDGTQSSDENPSHSYSGTPGSNYIVTLIVSNSVCEDTAQSIIQIQDQIIFYVPNAFTPDGDEYNEIFQPVFTSGFDPYDYHLMIFNRWGELIFESFNATVGWNGTYSDQGLVQDDVYVWKIDFKETMSDKRHTRTGHVVLLR